A single region of the Palaeococcus ferrophilus DSM 13482 genome encodes:
- a CDS encoding 4Fe-4S binding protein encodes MKVPPTLSTVLGNLFKKPATNPFPESEPVPVPEGFRGKLNYDVEKCVGCRLCVMVCPAGVIEYVPEVKKVTFWLGRCVFCQQCVDVCPVNALWMSDEFLLATTDKYDDNLRWLKGEEIAELKRKLEEEKRAKEAAKKE; translated from the coding sequence ATGAAGGTTCCACCGACGCTCTCAACAGTTCTAGGAAACCTCTTCAAAAAGCCCGCGACCAACCCGTTCCCGGAGAGCGAGCCGGTGCCGGTTCCCGAGGGCTTCAGGGGCAAGCTCAACTACGACGTCGAGAAGTGCGTCGGCTGCAGACTCTGCGTTATGGTCTGCCCCGCTGGGGTGATAGAGTACGTCCCCGAGGTGAAGAAGGTCACCTTCTGGCTCGGAAGGTGCGTCTTCTGCCAGCAGTGTGTGGACGTATGCCCCGTCAACGCCCTCTGGATGAGCGACGAGTTCCTATTAGCTACAACCGACAAGTACGACGACAACCTCCGCTGGCTCAAGGGGGAAGAGATTGCGGAGCTCAAGAGGAAGCTCGAGGAAGAGAAGAGGGCCAAGGAAGCCGCAAAGAAGGAATGA
- a CDS encoding respiratory chain complex I subunit 1 family protein, with translation MNVIYATLGFLGVYAYVSFASLLWGGIDRKLVARMQRRVGPPLFQPFYDFLKLVSKESIIPRDANRLFELSPVFALAASITLLAYTPLGFEPLFGTKGDVILFVYLLTTIGFLRVLGAVSSGSPYAQLGAQREMIILASREAPMMLGLFTILWRLKELGVTKPFSMGTFYEHNIWELGTPLSLIGTLILLFVFMAWLASEIEVGFFDIPEAETELAEGTMAEYSGRHLALFELANAIKAFVSASLVVVVFFPWGISQYLGLTGLPAMAIELLFHTLKVFVVLFVSMSVFRAVTGRLRITQAVGMFWTRLLPASIVGAILLAIDALGVIV, from the coding sequence GTGAACGTCATCTACGCCACTCTGGGATTCCTCGGAGTTTACGCCTACGTCTCATTTGCCTCCCTGCTCTGGGGCGGAATAGACAGGAAGCTCGTGGCGAGGATGCAGCGCCGCGTTGGTCCCCCGCTGTTCCAGCCCTTCTACGACTTCCTCAAGCTGGTGAGCAAGGAGTCAATAATTCCCAGAGATGCCAACAGGCTCTTCGAGCTCTCTCCAGTTTTCGCGCTGGCCGCTTCAATAACCCTCCTGGCCTACACCCCGCTCGGCTTCGAACCGCTCTTCGGCACCAAGGGTGACGTCATCCTCTTCGTCTACCTCCTGACCACGATAGGCTTCCTGAGGGTTCTAGGTGCGGTGAGCTCAGGTTCGCCCTACGCCCAGCTCGGAGCGCAGAGGGAGATGATAATCCTAGCCTCAAGGGAAGCTCCCATGATGCTGGGCCTCTTCACAATCCTCTGGCGCCTCAAGGAGCTCGGCGTTACGAAGCCCTTCAGCATGGGGACGTTCTACGAGCACAACATCTGGGAGCTGGGAACACCCCTGAGCCTAATAGGGACGCTCATACTCCTCTTCGTCTTCATGGCGTGGCTCGCGAGCGAGATAGAGGTGGGCTTCTTCGACATCCCCGAGGCGGAGACCGAGCTAGCGGAGGGAACGATGGCGGAGTACAGCGGGAGACATCTGGCACTTTTCGAGCTCGCCAACGCCATAAAGGCCTTCGTCAGCGCGAGCCTCGTCGTGGTGGTCTTCTTCCCGTGGGGGATCTCTCAGTATCTCGGACTCACGGGACTTCCCGCCATGGCGATTGAGCTGCTCTTCCACACCCTCAAGGTCTTCGTCGTGCTCTTCGTGAGCATGAGCGTCTTCAGGGCTGTAACGGGAAGGCTCAGGATAACGCAGGCGGTGGGCATGTTCTGGACGAGGCTCCTGCCGGCGAGCATCGTTGGGGCGATTCTTCTTGCGATAGACGCGCTGGGGGTGATAGTATGA